The proteins below come from a single Procambarus clarkii isolate CNS0578487 chromosome 54, FALCON_Pclarkii_2.0, whole genome shotgun sequence genomic window:
- the LOC138352546 gene encoding uncharacterized protein: protein MGGASCGDTVRRMMRRIGTYGVWSQYSLVGRKRKRVFKTLDICNVIIKACINTHTNATERDVETSIADMLKNAPNKHGGNRYKGGEARIHVHHIAESDMTNNENSGEPGAWHTAESSLMSI from the exons atgggcggtgcaagctgtggagacacagtgagacgaatgatgaggaggatagggacctatggggtctggtctcagtattcactcgttgggcgcaagaggaaacgtgtcttcaaaaccttggatatttgtaatgtaataataa aagcctgtatcaacacccacactaatgcaactgaaagagatgttgagacaagtattgctgatatgttgaagaacgccccaaacaaacacggtggaaacagatacaag ggtggtgaagcaagaatacatgtgcatcacatagcagagtcggatatgacgaataatgaaaacagcggagagcctggtgcatggcataccgctgaatcttctctaatgtctatatag